Genomic DNA from Scomber scombrus chromosome 21, fScoSco1.1, whole genome shotgun sequence:
GTTCCCCATCACCATCTTTCCCAGCGGCTGCATAATCTGCGAGTTAACAGTCCCAGTAAGTTTCTTTCTGAAGCTCTACGTGGCTTCCTCTGCTTTTGGGGGTGCCTCCTCTGCGGCTCCGTCGGGGCTCTGCTGTTTGACGTACTGCTGCAGCAGAGCCGACAGGTGAGCCGGGTGCTGCTGCAGCATGGAGGCCGTGTGTGAGGTCAGCATCGTCAGACCGCTCACCAGCTCGCCCTGGATCACCGACACCGACGGCAGCTTGGAGTAGCTCAACACACCCTGAGGGCTCAGCAGTGTGTTGTCTATGCAGGCGCCTGATGAGAGGAAGAGAcgctttaataatgataataataataataataataataataataataataataatgttattttcagCACAAGTTCATTAATATCAGAGAAGACGGGCTGCTATGCATTGAGATCAAGGTGTCAGTGTTttactatatttatattgtttttattgcttgtgtacttacttattatttattgttctttattctttttattgatgctctttctttctattattgctgctgtaatactgtaaatttcaccactgtgggactaataaaggaatattttattttatcttataaaaaaaaaaaaaaaagaaagaaatctgagCATATAAATGTGGACTGTGGTGAAATATTTGTAATAGttatctttttcttattttctaccAAAAACTCTCTGATATCCagatatttataaatatataaataaaactgctttattaattaattaattttttatttgattatttttccatttttggcTTATCACTATTTCTAATGGAGAtaattatttactgtatttatacgTGTGTATCTGAgttaaatgacagaaatataCTAAACTATATTTGTTAATTAAAGTCAGTTGATTTAATTTTTAGTTGATTTtctatattgtatttattcaaattttttagctacttttactatgtactattttaattattttaaaatgattgctatttttatttgccatcttatattacattactgtTATTAAGCTGCGTCTCGGCCCTCAATGATTCTCAGTTTATTCCTACGTTCAGGAAGCATCACACTGTATTTCATGTGTAGCAAACATATAATTATGATTCTGCGTGTTTAAAGTTTGATGTGCATTGATGTTAAAGATAAAACAACATACCCATTAGCGTCATCTGTGGGCTGGATCTCAGAGTCTTCAGCATCTCCTTCACCTTCGGCTCTTTGCAGACAATCAGGACTGTCGGACCGAAGAACAGAGGAGTCATGTTGGAGTAGATACCGTCCTGCAGGAACGACCGCACCACCTGGAAACGAGCATAGTAGAAGATCAGATTAACCTTTGATGATCCCACACAGGAACATGTGTtgtaaaatcaatatttaagaGGAAGATGTGTATTTAGTGTGAAAGAAACATTGGAGATCTCAGCCttgattattggttattttACTGATCTGCAGCAGAAAATGGATTTACAGCAAGAGGAATGCTGCCAACAAATAAGGACTACAAGAATAAATCACTTACAATActctaaaataaagaaaataaaaggtttGACTATAAAAACATGTGTGGTAACTAAGGAGAGAACCAGTTTCAGTCTATGAGATTATTAATTCCTGTAATCGATGTCGGCGTATTTTTTGGATGGTTGAACATCACAAAACAATGATGTCAAATGAGGAGCAGGTCGATGTGATTAGGTTGAGTAaggaaacccagacatccttctcccAAGCAACACCCTTCAGCTCCTCCTGAGGGATTCAGAGGTGTTCCCAGCAGACCAGGAGAGATATATAATCACTGCAGCTTGTTCTGTGTCTCCTACCAATTGGACAACACTGAACACCTCTAAAGGGAAACGTCCAGGAGGCACAAACCACCTCTGCTAGCTCCTTTTGTTGTGAAGGAGTAGCAGCCATACTCCTAgtgcctgatttactaagatcccaaataaagggtacttgattgcatgaacagtgcaatagattgcatgTTTCGTTTGcatgcgttttgcaggtgatctactaataataactgtgtaaatgaaaacaggtgcaacaggtgcagacagcagtatttaaatgagggttttgtgtcttaatggagagtttggacgagcagaaagctgcaagcacaaaatgaaatgtgatcaggttctagtggaagaggttaa
This window encodes:
- the mrpl10 gene encoding large ribosomal subunit protein uL10m, whose translation is MAATLCAKLLPKQGWLPLTQSVRHGSKAVTRHRKPVHFLKQKLLAVTQYIPPTRVIPPGAFPSDASRAPTKESDLVLLMRKDLQKVFQDCRMLAVVQNNASNAEDMLLLKNRLHKHNIFIKFFPNQVVRSFLQDGIYSNMTPLFFGPTVLIVCKEPKVKEMLKTLRSSPQMTLMGACIDNTLLSPQGVLSYSKLPSVSVIQGELVSGLTMLTSHTASMLQQHPAHLSALLQQYVKQQSPDGAAEEAPPKAEEAT